The following is a genomic window from Gloeocapsa sp. DLM2.Bin57.
CATGAATCATAGTCATATTGTATCTCAATTAAACTTAACTCAGATTTTTGGTGAGGTAGATGATTTTTGTAAATCCTTTGAATATCATTGTCAACAGCAATTAGAGCTATCCTCAACGGATAAACAAAAACGTTGTCGCTCACGGATGAGTTTATCAGTTTACTCAATGATCTTAGAGAAACCATTTAGGAGAAGTGAGTAAAAATAATTGACAATTACCGATAACTTGCTCATCTATGTTGGGTATTTCTATACCGATGATACCTGCTTTTTTGAGAATTATTTGTTCTTTTATTTCACCCCAAACTAGTATTTCTGTCCAATTACTTAAGTCTGGTTCATGACCAACTAAGGCTATTTTGGCTGGTTTATGTTGTTGACACCAGTCTAACCATAGGGTAATATCTCCCGAAGGTGCTAAGGGGGGAAATTCTGCGAGAGTATCGCTTAATCCTTCTGTTAGTAGGATATTTGCTGTTTCTTGTGCTCTAACTAGGGGACTAGTTAAGATAAACTCGAATTTTACCCCCATTTTAACTAAGCGTTTGGCTATTTGAGTGGTTTTTTCTCGTCCTTTGGCTACTAGAGGTCTAGCATCATCATCAGCATAAGTCCCTCTTTCTGCTGCTATACCGTGGCGAATTAAATAAACTTCCATGGGTTAATCTGTGTGAATCACATCGTCTTCAGGATTGACTAAACGGAGTAATTTTTGTTCAATTTGTAGATTGTACACTTCCCATTTTAGCTTGACATATTCGGGATGGTCGTTGAATCCTGCTAAAAAAGCAATGGGTATCTCAAAACCTCCCGCGTGATAACGTCCTCCACCGTAGAAATGTCCTTCACCGTTTTTACCGAAGGCTGCTTTAATGAATTCATCGGGATCTAGGGTTATTTTAGTAGTACGTAGAGAACCAATCATTAATTCTATGTCTTCTTCTTCATCGTGGACGATACCGTAAACAACAGCGGTATGTACGTTTTCTTCGGTTACTAGGAAATCAGCCGCTTGGGGGATAGCGTCTCTATCTTCGTAACGGAGATAACCTACCCCAGCGAAAGAAAAATTATTTCTAATCTGGCGGTTTTTCAAAGCTTTTTCAATTACATCCATAACACGACGTGATCTCGCTGAGTGCATGATTGCTTGGAATAATTGCGGATCATAGTAGTTACTCAGATATCCCATAGCGATAAAGTCTTCGGCTTGGGCTTGCAGTAGTTGGTTAGTATCTGTTCTTATACCGTGCATCAAAGCTGTAGCGCATTTGACATGAGTTTTATTATTTTGGTTAAATTGTAATAAACCTTTTTGGAGATATTGGGTAAACATAGTAGCGGTAGCGTTAATTTGCAGACGGCGATCGCTAAATTCGGCTTTAATTTCTCCTTGATCGCTATGATGATCTACCACTACAATAATGGGAATTTGTGCTTTTGCGATAAAAGGGGTTAGTTGACTGGTGTTACCCTGACTATCAACGAGTACACAACCTTGGTAAGTTGAAAAATCAGTAACTTGGATCTTTTGGGGATCTAAACGCTTAGCCGGTAAATTGGTTAATTTAACTAGGGTAATATTCTCTTGATGAGATAAAACCCCTGCATAAACAATGTCTGTTTCGATGTTATACTGTTGAGCAATAAGTTGATAAGCCCAAGCACTAGACAACGCATCAGGATCTGGGAAATCTTGGATAATCAGAATATGGCGATCGCCCCGATGATTCTCTAAAGTTTCCCGTAACTGTTGTACAATTTTTTCTATCTCTAGATTAGTTTTTGTCTCTTTAGAATTGTTCTTAACTTCATCCATAGTAATAAAAATCTCTAAACTATATGACTACAGCAAAAATCGGTATTATTGGTGGAAGTGGTCTCTATAATATGGAAGCCTTTACCAATACTCAAGAATTTGAAATAGACACACCCTTTGGTTATCCCTCTGATCATATTATTGTTGGTACTTTAGCCCAAACCCAGGTAGCTTTTTTACCTCGTCATGGTAGAAATCATCATTTAATTCCCTCTCAATTGCCTTTTCGGGCTAATATTTACGCTATGAAACAATTAGGGGTAGAATACCTGATTTCAGCTTCAGCCGTTGGCTCTTTACGTGAAGAAATTAAACCCCTAGACTTAGTTATTCCCTCTCAATTTATTGATCGCACTACTCAACGCGTTTCTACTTTCTTTGATGATGGTATTGTAGCCCATATCGCTTTTGCTGATCCTGTTTGTCCCAAATTAGCGGCTATTCTCACTGAAGCTGCAACAAGTTTAGAACTTTCTAATCTCACTGTACATTCTGGGGGAACATACCTCTGTATTGAAGGTCCTGCTTTTTCTACTAAAGCAGAATCTAATCTATATCGCAGTTGGGATACTAGCGTGATTGGGATGACCAATTTACCAGAGGCTAAATTAGCTAGAGAAGCAGAAATAGCTTATGCAACTTTAGCATTAGTAACAGATTATGACTGTTGGCATCCTGAACACGATAGCGTTACTGTTGATCTGGTAGTAGAAAACTTGCACCAAAACGCTATTAATGCTCAAAAAGTGATTAGAGAAACCGTTAAACGTCTTAGAGATAATCCTCCAGTTTCTGCAGCTCATTCTGCCCTTAAAAACGCTATTTTAACTCCCTTAGACCAAGTTACTGCAGCTAAAAGAGCTAAAGTCGCTTTATTAATTAATAAGTATAGTAGTTAAAGTTATGACTGGTCAACAATTACAACAACTAATCATCGCTAAATGGGGATATTCTTATGATATTCAACTAAGACGCGTTAAAGATAAGTTTTTTGTGCAAATTATGTGGAAATATCTAGAACAAGCGTCTTTTCCTATGTCAGAAACTGAATATATCGAACATCTCAATGGCGTTTTAGCTTATCTGAATGCTTGGGGAAGTTTAACTCAGGTAATTACTTATATTGAAAATACTAAAGAACGTCCTCGTTTAGGTAAAGCGGTGAGTATTCCTGTGGATTTAGGTGATAAATCTTCAGAGTGGATTTTAGGGTAAATCAGACTATAATCTTAATTGTTATTATCTTACACATAGGAGTAATCATGACAGAACCTTTTCTGTTTGCTAATGGTCAAATAGCTAAAAATGTGGCTGATTTAGCTGATATTTGTCAAAATTTCCCTGAAGATTGTTTAGCCTATTTCAATAGAGGTGATTTTGAAGGATGGCTAAATTATCTTGGCGAGACTTCTTTAGCTGAAAAAGCCTCTAAAATTAGAGAAACTGATTTACCACAGACAGATAAGTTACAAGAATTTATCCTCGCTTGTCAAACAGCAACTGTAGCCAATTCTCAGACTAAACCAACCAGAGATACTTCCACTCCTGTTGTTT
Proteins encoded in this region:
- the sixA gene encoding phosphohistidine phosphatase SixA, which produces MEVYLIRHGIAAERGTYADDDARPLVAKGREKTTQIAKRLVKMGVKFEFILTSPLVRAQETANILLTEGLSDTLAEFPPLAPSGDITLWLDWCQQHKPAKIALVGHEPDLSNWTEILVWGEIKEQIILKKAGIIGIEIPNIDEQVIGNCQLFLLTSPKWFL
- a CDS encoding bifunctional oligoribonuclease/PAP phosphatase NrnA: MDEVKNNSKETKTNLEIEKIVQQLRETLENHRGDRHILIIQDFPDPDALSSAWAYQLIAQQYNIETDIVYAGVLSHQENITLVKLTNLPAKRLDPQKIQVTDFSTYQGCVLVDSQGNTSQLTPFIAKAQIPIIVVVDHHSDQGEIKAEFSDRRLQINATATMFTQYLQKGLLQFNQNNKTHVKCATALMHGIRTDTNQLLQAQAEDFIAMGYLSNYYDPQLFQAIMHSARSRRVMDVIEKALKNRQIRNNFSFAGVGYLRYEDRDAIPQAADFLVTEENVHTAVVYGIVHDEEEDIELMIGSLRTTKITLDPDEFIKAAFGKNGEGHFYGGGRYHAGGFEIPIAFLAGFNDHPEYVKLKWEVYNLQIEQKLLRLVNPEDDVIHTD
- a CDS encoding S-methyl-5'-thioadenosine phosphorylase → MTTAKIGIIGGSGLYNMEAFTNTQEFEIDTPFGYPSDHIIVGTLAQTQVAFLPRHGRNHHLIPSQLPFRANIYAMKQLGVEYLISASAVGSLREEIKPLDLVIPSQFIDRTTQRVSTFFDDGIVAHIAFADPVCPKLAAILTEAATSLELSNLTVHSGGTYLCIEGPAFSTKAESNLYRSWDTSVIGMTNLPEAKLAREAEIAYATLALVTDYDCWHPEHDSVTVDLVVENLHQNAINAQKVIRETVKRLRDNPPVSAAHSALKNAILTPLDQVTAAKRAKVALLINKYSS
- a CDS encoding DUF3067 family protein, producing MTGQQLQQLIIAKWGYSYDIQLRRVKDKFFVQIMWKYLEQASFPMSETEYIEHLNGVLAYLNAWGSLTQVITYIENTKERPRLGKAVSIPVDLGDKSSEWILG